The genomic interval TACACAATCGCGACTATCTACAGCAGTATTTGCgtcagtatacatgtatacattaccGTCACGTCAATCAATAAATATGCAATGTGTCAGACTATACATAGCTATGGTCGTGTTAGTTACATACAGCAGTAGTGACTATCTAATAATTACATTCGTTTTAGTATATACATTACAGTTGCGATCTGTTAATAGGAATTGTGCCTGACTATAAGTAGTTACGGAAATGTCAGTTTACATACAACTGTCGCGTCTATCTACCAATTAAACTCGCGTTAGTCTATATTTAACAGTCGCGTAAATCTATAATTTATAGATAGCATCACAAACTTGAACCTTTTCATGAGGATGACAGGCATAGCTTGACCTTTGCTCTTCATACGCACTGGGTCAGACTATAATCCGTTAATGAAAGATTGGTGATGCATTTTATCACTTAGGACGGTTGTTTCAGGGCAATTCGGTATCAACTATATCACGTGTTATATACTATATGTTTATACTTATACGCTACGGTTGAGGCTATGTATGTTTGAAGTCGTTGGCCCTGCATTAGACCACCATAATCATGTTGTTTCCAGATTGCGTCAAGGGCGCGTCGGTGGAAGTTGGCGACACATCAAAGAAGTTCTCGGTCATGGGGGCAGTCGGGTTTGTTATGTTGACGGTGAGTATGGCATTGATTTATAAGACATGGCGTTTGtggataagcaaatgaaaagaaacaGGCGCTTAACATTGGCGATGCACATATGCAGTTATGAAATCGACAAAACAGAGTATTTGTTTGCATTTTGATCGTATATATGGCCATATGGAAACATGATCCATGACAGAGATGTGCAGACATAAAACATGCACGCATACTCAATATTGTGCAAATAAAATCACGGCGGCAGATGTAGAAGCGCCACATTCATTCATTTCTTACATGAAATGTGTACTAAGTTAGTTCTGTTTTTAGAGATTATCCGTTCCATGGCATTTTATACTCGTCATCAGCGCGAAAATACTAGTATGCATTTTCTTTTTGATTGCTTAATATCGGCAATAAAAGTCTCATGTTGCACCACTTTTGCAAAACGTATGGTCACTAAACGCATTTTTCAAAGCAAAAATTAAATGACAGCTGTTGtatttcaataaaaagtattgtaacTTTTCATGGACGCAGACTTTATATGAGCCGCTTCATGCGAAACTTGGTCTTAGGCAAGCGAAGCTCAAGACCTGCCTGCTCAGTATGGTCAGGAGCTGctctgtctgctataaagtcacgcagGGTTTCGCGGTCTTTTAATCGGATAGCATAGCTCCTTATAAAAGCGACCGTTTAATGAAGGCAATCCGGAAAGTTTTGAACAATTTGAACGAATGATTTCATTGCAAATCTAGTTAAACTTAATGCTTCATATTACCTCACACCACGACTAGTTACGTGTAATGCGCCATACTGCATTCCTTAATAACTAGTTGTTTGCAATGCGTTATAATGCATGTCTTCACGACAGTTACGTGCAATGCAACATAATGGATGAAATTATAACATGTTGTGTATAATACTTAATACGGCATGTCTTAATAAGTTGCGTTTAATGCGTCATGCTGCTTGTGTTCATGATTAGTTGCTTGCGATGTACATGTATGCCTCAAGGAGTTAAGTTTAAAGCAACACATTGTCTTCAGGAATAATTATGTCTATTGCGTCATATTGCATGTTGTCCAGACGAGTTGATTGTATTGCGTCATATGTCATGTCTTCTGGACTATTTTCTGTCTTGAGTCATAttgcatacatgtacaatgaagtCTTTAGCATGTTATGCGTCTAAAATGCAAGTCGTCGGAACTAATTACGCGAAATGAACATTAGTGCATGTCTTCTGGTCAAGTTGGTTTTAATGCGCCATCTTGTCTTCAGGGTTAGTTGCGGTGTACGATGAGGAGCAGTTCAACCAGAGCCTTGCTGCGCAGTCGCCGTACCGCCCACATCTGCGACGTCAGCTGTATTCGGCCAATCGCGGCTGGGACGAAGAGGCCGCCAGACAGGGGCGCGAGGGGATACATCGTAAGCGTTTTGATCTACTCTACACACTACATTGTCGTTTAGAAGTGTTAAGATGAATTTTATCGTAGTGTGCATACATTTTGTCCACATGACCACAACCAACCACCTCCGCCATCATCACTGTAAAATGTATGGGCATTAAAAAGGTTTGTAATATATACGGACCCAAAAggggtttgtttgtttgtttacctttattctagctcgcttctcaaacacaatatttataaagACATGTATTGTACTACATAAAAGCCTCACTCTGCGAAAGTGGGGTTAAATTCCTGCGCGTAAAGTGCGCACCAACTTACCCGGGACGACCCGCCTAAACaggacttcttttaaacgaaaaataccataacagcggaaagtgtcgtctctgattatctggtgcggactgcaaaggcttgaTCGAAACTTATGTCTTTcggtgctggaaccgaattttaaaggcctttgcaaacagttttgattcagatgagacgccacagaacgtggcgtctcatcaggatccaaactgtttgctattctgatagaattctttaacaaaatgaagaaaatgctaattttagaaattcagcagacgccatttaacagacgacacatttcccagcatgcaaagggttaacgcacatgtattttaTTCCGCTTTCCTGCACCTTCTTTTCCATCACCTAATTATCATTATCGCCATCGTGTTTAAAACTGATTAACGTTTAACTTGAAGGAATAATGGATATTGCTCAGCCTATTTAAATGTTTTGCTATTTTTCGTTCCAATCACATGAGGTCAGGCTATACTAGACGGGCAAAACTATACGGATATTGTCTAAAACGTTTTGTAGGCCTACAAAATATATGTACCAGTACATACCTACATTGTTACTATAAtcatacaaatattatatttaaaacatatttataaaacgaATCTACTTTATCTACAGTGCCAGCCGTGGAAGAGTTGCCGATGATGAGTTCAAACGAGCGTGACCGGAAACTGGCGATCCAGAGCCCGAACAAGCACAAGGGAGTGTACTCGTACAGCCGAGCACCTGTTTAACATCAGTCCGGTGCTAGACAGCCATAGACTTCTCTCTTGTTCTTGTTTATTGTTTAACAacatatcattttattattttacctgTTATAAATCAGTATTAATCTACTTTTGAAATGACATTGTGTTTGGAATAAATCCTCTGAAAACTCTGGCTTATACGTCCAATATACTGTAACGACAACGGTATAGAGAAAAAGAAGTCACAATGAAAAGTCTTCTAAAAGCAGGCATAAGTACCAATACTCATGCAGTGCCATACATTCACGGGGATTTATTCACCCGGtttcacaatacatgtatttgcgAAAGGAATGACACATCTCTTACGGAGCATGGAATTTTACACACAAACGTCCCTGGATCATatcttaattaatgttaataagtTAGAAAACAGACTTAATAATTGCTTGATGTTACATCTCTAACTACAAATGCTTTAAATATAACCTAATTTTTCTTCGATATGGAACATACAGAATCATGTTAAAAGGTCTGACAGTAAAATGTCTGTCAGTATGTAAGATAGATACTGCAGACAGGCGTATATCGGCACGCTTGAGGCgtgaattttttttacatttagaagcaacattcatttataaaatgtaaGTATTTAATCAGTTATTTTAAATACGATAGTGTTTAACGTTTTTATCGTTTTCTTTAAAAATCATCACATGTTACGACTCTACAATAAATGATTAATACGAGAAAATTTGCCGGTTGTGAATAAATAGTTCCGATGTGAATCTGTTGTTTACACAAGTGTATTGTATGACACAACGTCACTTCGCCGGCACTGACCCGTGTGTACACAATGCTATACAATGTAATAACTCAGTGTGTGCGTGTTAGTTaggttttaacctatttattttagctcgattgaatCGAAACGAAAGCCTCGtgtttattgaaacgctctcgagtccgtttcctgggcctttTAAATTACCAGTACTTGATACctttttggggagatctaaagaacgcttcccgAGTGAAAATCGAACCCGTGGCCTCCCGATCGCTAGACAAGTGTGTGTTAGTTTCTAAGTTCCTTGCGCGACTGAGGCTGAATTATAGACGACTAGATGTAGTTATTCAATTGTGATGTGGTCTTGTGGCTTTGAGGGAAAACGAAGTACCCTGGAAAACTCAACTAGTACTACGACCAATTATCAAGCTCACATGTGCCGGGAGCAGCGATTAATTCCgtgtcgcctaggtgagaagcgcgtcTACCAACCACTCCGTTGACCACGGACAGCCATGTAATAACAATGACAAAACCATCTAATAACAGTATTGTGTCAATCTGATTGATAATCGAAACTGACCAAGATATTATCCGACGAAGAAATAGGTGAGTGTCATGTAAGATGTAGATTCGACAAAGAAAACCACGCAGAGACCTGGAGAAACGGAAAATATTCATCGTgttgatttaatataattaatgtcaatgtaatataaagaaaaatgctgGGGTATTGTGTTTTATTATCTCAATATAAACAAGTATTTAAGTACTACTAAACCGGTTCGCTGAATTTCCCTTAGCCTGATttaagttgttcgcttgcgaacaactatgGTTAAGAGCAAGTTTTTCAAGCCAGATTTGATCATGACCCTAAACCTGATTACTGACTGCATACGCACCGAGAATTAATTTGCGGCGTTGCTTCAGTTGTTTGAACTACAATTAGttacaaatggaaacataatatgaataacgtaataactgaaataattttgaaatgatcttttatataaaaagtattaaaaaacacaactttttaGCTATACGTGTCGCGAAAGAGTAAGTagatgaatgattaaaatagtccgcTACGTTCTACCACAGGCAAGTGGTATTTTTTCGCAGCACAGTTTCTTCCAAATCTATGGCTATTAATAGACGACTGCTGAATAACAATGTGATGTCGAGATTGCAATACACTAGCATGTGTCTTTTGCTTAACTTCTTTGATAGTGCTTGACTGATTTCTGGTAAAACAGCGGGAGGGGGGAATCTGATCCCGGAATTCCCTCGAGTTTAGAAAAACTCCACTTATCACCCGGTACATACAGCGCCGGCCCATTATTTCAACAAATTATAGCTTGATGTAAATCACAGCGGTTGATGCGGTGTGtgtttttgaaagatttataAACACACACAGCCGATTCATTTTCTGATCAACGGTAGAAAAACGGAGAAGCTCAATACCATTTTACTAAGTGATCAATAGAAccattatttaattatgtaaagcaaagcaatgttaaaaggaaaatgttttattgtcataTGCATATAAATTCTGTTTCCTTATGTTTCGTATTGATACGTAATACGCTGTTAATTGAGAATAATCGTGATAATCGGAAATACTTTATCCATATTCGCATAACAAAcctttcatgcggtgaatatgcgactaacaagtgccaacaacaacaataacaatttaaaccTTTTATAAATTATAGTATTAAAGAAAGagtattttagtatattgtatattttgaattgtatatggtgtcaaaaaagttttgtaaagggaattttCATCCTAAAATTATTTTCTTAGTGTGATAGATATTCgatatttcaacaatattcatttaatatgatggtgattgcaagtgtaattttatattaactgtttctcattataccattttcatcatatttctAATGATTTCAGTACGTCAAACAAGAGACATGTTGTTATTTTTGCTCGATTGGTCAcagtcggctcgggtactacttacatgtaccccgggtactcttaagtatactgacatgtaccccgggtacgttaaatatacaaaaacgtacccgggaaattaaACGCGAAATCgatcgttgtcggctttttttttaaattaattatatttacatttatgtcacTTTTCTGTATAacggcctctatattatcaaaacttatactcaaaaagcatgttgatgcagtatttttttaaaagagaagtttgtttaagataatcggtagcgcgttttacgacatcggatttagggcgggaaaacaactcgggtacagtctaatatcgccCGTCTACGATTCAgtattgtgttcatttcaaacttgcgatataaaagctataacataattttgaaaaatgagttgcgtctaagattatgtaatacgggcaaaagcccgcgaagcgggcgttgaccgttcatacatatgggaatttagacatataattacataagaataccacatatggatacgtctaaaaaaaatttgccacgcgacatatattttcgcgatgctatttatgaactggaacaaatcaaaaacactttgacatatgctaaatcacatgtaaatacatgcctcaggaaaagttatatcaatgacatcataattgtgtagcgaatcgcactaaatattctcgcattatttgtttttcttcgcaaccgttccagaattaggtcataactcaattatctcccctgaatgctcttctttagtgggtataagccgaagactggttcactacatatagtaacagtcttcaccgaacacaatttaggggaacataacccgtctttaatatattgccgaatctcagatttctgtcgaatttatttgctttgatcttttcgatatcttattgttattattatcctgacaaatcacaaacgcttgttaaaaaattatttgttttaaacactatagttggcatctctatttttccagtattctcgcggtatttcaataacgacaccctactgtttatgtatcagaatttgtgacgcattttccactcgctctcagaaagaagttttacgtgtgatcatgagcaatattctggtaagttgtcgttgttatccaccagaaacacatttattcacaaatttttaagatattcagatctaactttttagtcttttagctttaatttttaacgtatttacacctcgtctgctcgcactttaccgatatcccgaaaggttacatatcactataattagtttaggcctaaaaccacaaaatccgatacgtaaaaaatcttccagattcgaaataaaaaaagacaagacatttataaattgtctgcattattgatcaaattttaagatatttgttggttttccgtttttagaagctgttctgccaaggcaagagctgggcattatacaagccattctatccagcaaaactgacagttttggtttacagaaatcaacaaaggagggattcccgaactatcaaaatttccaagctatacacacagtaattatctgtggtgatctttattggttctgtttgtttacttggatggaacatgtgtgaacttttatagaactttgaaaagtctatatatgtctatctataaacaaaaatcagctatggtataataagatcagatgtgcaaacaatgtcaaagggttgttaaattaacaatttgaaggcaattatgctgaaaaaatatgaaaagtttccatgcaaattttgtctgtatatcgacaagtgtctgccgattattgtcaaactagtaatacaaaacttaccacaagtatgtaaaagcactaagtacctgtgatcatttttagtaagatagtgtaattcttaacagtagcaaatagcttgtttagtaaatgcataatgcaattaatatgatttccgttctattgtgtaattaataaattggttgttacttgctaatccatgataaatgttttatggctagtgcaaaaccagcaatgcaaattttgtaaaaggtaatacaataacaccactttgtaatttcatatacgtaaatattcttgaaatgtaggttgatgagttttacttattttgtaactattattttatgtgcaaataaatgatgtgaagtgttttgtatatccacacaataccacatatctttttatatatgtactgtattatgtgttatttgaatgtttaaataaaaaatatggatgatataacatgatgcattctaatatttgcattcaaattgtaactatagagctaagtgtatgcagtttagactgtgattttagaattgctacaaaatggctagttttttagtggcgacacaatttaaactattcaacaatagtttgcgaaagaaaattagaaacctgcaagatacctgtatttattaaatattttaattgcgaaacaagtatgttgttatgctgttacacataattatacattgataataaataagaagacaattagtggtgttaacgtttcccaacagtagaaatcattcttctgatgaagtcagtggtatacagacgaaagctccaggtatggctttcaatacgtagtgtgtgttatttggcagtctaaaacttattggattaaaaaaaatcctgtcaaatttgtcaataaaaattgatttgacacatcacgtgtactgtatgctaaatgcaactgctttagcaagctgtcaagttgaattgagacatttgatgaaacaaactggttcctgggtaggaccagtacttagtgtctatatgacgtaccatgacgtcgacagtctacaagacctactaggtagaacgagaaatgtacttcgacgtacttttttcaccgACCCTTGTGTGTTAacttagccaatcagaagacaccttacatctgttgcttttagagatatttgacattgaacataagtattattataatttataccaaattatgcgactatcgaccgctaacttatagatattgtgcgtatttattgacctggcgtggcggaattaacctctgacttatgcaagttatggttatcacaaaatacgaccaacggggaggttataatacattatttatcccgttaatgcttggtaactgtttggttaccgttgtgaatttcctacacagtaatgcactggacggtcgtgatactccgccccgcatgatcaataaatactcacaatatgctgaataattttaattttaaaaaggtaacaattgaatcttcttcaaatttgtatataatctatttcaatgcattaaatacttgaacttctatgtgttgtttttttgccattctgatatttttattcattttgtcctcagtTAAAacagagattttaaacatttattatgaataaatctgaaggaaaagcggctcaagagactagtgttttgattggctgttcaaaaaatgtgtacgtcaaagtacaaacatgtatgtcaaagtacaaattgtactttgacgtacaaatatatacttcgaagtgtattttatatttatgtcgacgtacaattattgtacttcgacgtacatttctctttttaacttgtaggtcttcttgactttcaacccaaatggtacgccatagtatgtctttagggttatctaaagaatgctcccacttaagagatcaatacagagacctcccagtgactaagccagttagcagacaccccatccactataccacagacaccgaaccagctataaattcctgtggctagaaaacaaaaaaatgtaagatgctagatctttaagcttggaacatgtaacttgttttaagattgattttttttggatgcattacttaattattgcaacaattataatattttgaacacaatcatgtcaatatatttattaaaaatacatagttatcaaaaaaaacttaaaaagcttttgcccgtaaataagGTAGCACCTTTAATCATATTAGCGAATAACttcggtgccttcagcgctttgattattaaaTTTCGTAAGATGAAAATTTGCTAGAGACATGCAGATATGGTCATCGAACAACACAATGCATGGTAAAGATAAAATTTGGGTGATGCcaaataaatatatgtgacaAAAACCAAAGATAAACCTTAAAAGCAAATATAAAGATGTCTGAAAGACACAAACAAATCGGAACACTTGAATGACTCTTTAGATGACTATTATGTGGTATGTAACCTACATACGAGAATACTCTTCAATAAGTAATGTGGGAGACATGGCGCTTTGACCTGTCAAAAGTTGTATTGCGTGGCAGTTTGGAAAGTCAACCAAAAGTAAAGGCGTGTGTGTTTATATAGGAATCGTTAGTTTTTTTCAATTGATAGCGCGTGATTATTTACGTAATTATATCGTTTTTTACTTtattgttcattgttttgtttgatt from Dreissena polymorpha isolate Duluth1 chromosome 1, UMN_Dpol_1.0, whole genome shotgun sequence carries:
- the LOC127845495 gene encoding uncharacterized protein LOC127845495 isoform X2 → MATLLPLIDSGYPEITTSRDVLKALRPWSKTKTTYGKMNEWMNAPGGRDMRTGLPVTRSDGNWRAVDRGAVNKPQKEDFNVRFRDSYADLTNQIAYRFPNPGLPRLRQGRVGGSWRHIKEVLGHGGSRVCYVDGLVAVYDEEQFNQSLAAQSPYRPHLRRQLYSANRGWDEEAARQGREGIHLPAVEELPMMSSNERDRKLAIQSPNKHKGVYSYSRAPV
- the LOC127845495 gene encoding uncharacterized protein LOC127845495 isoform X3, which codes for MEGTAMPPRTFTPAYMHEEMDRTYEPRPWTTYGKMNEWMNAPGGRDMRTGLPVTRSDGNWRAVDRGAVNKPQKEDFNVRFRDSYADLTNQIAYRFPNPGLPRLRQGRVGGSWRHIKEVLGHGGSRVCYVDGLVAVYDEEQFNQSLAAQSPYRPHLRRQLYSANRGWDEEAARQGREGIHLPAVEELPMMSSNERDRKLAIQSPNKHKGVYSYSRAPV
- the LOC127845495 gene encoding uncharacterized protein LOC127845495 isoform X5 codes for the protein MNDVVRFIRRRARTTYGKMNEWMNAPGGRDMRTGLPVTRSDGNWRAVDRGAVNKPQKEDFNVRFRDSYADLTNQIAYRFPNPGLPRLRQGRVGGSWRHIKEVLGHGGSRVCYVDGLVAVYDEEQFNQSLAAQSPYRPHLRRQLYSANRGWDEEAARQGREGIHLPAVEELPMMSSNERDRKLAIQSPNKHKGVYSYSRAPV
- the LOC127845495 gene encoding uncharacterized protein LOC127845495 isoform X6, which gives rise to MNDQISKTTYGKMNEWMNAPGGRDMRTGLPVTRSDGNWRAVDRGAVNKPQKEDFNVRFRDSYADLTNQIAYRFPNPGLPRLRQGRVGGSWRHIKEVLGHGGSRVCYVDGLVAVYDEEQFNQSLAAQSPYRPHLRRQLYSANRGWDEEAARQGREGIHLPAVEELPMMSSNERDRKLAIQSPNKHKGVYSYSRAPV
- the LOC127845495 gene encoding uncharacterized protein LOC127845495 isoform X1, coding for MDKNKSYRTTYGKMNEWMNAPGGRDMRTGLPVTRSDGNWRAVDRGAVNKPQKEDFNVRFRDSYADLTNQIAYRFPNPGLPRLRQGRVGGSWRHIKEVLGHGGSRVCYVDGLVAVYDEEQFNQSLAAQSPYRPHLRRQLYSANRGWDEEAARQGREGIHLPAVEELPMMSSNERDRKLAIQSPNKHKGVYSYSRAPV
- the LOC127845495 gene encoding uncharacterized protein LOC127845495 isoform X4 codes for the protein MVTAGQPLLSKWKALLWGHTKNSDRTTYGKMNEWMNAPGGRDMRTGLPVTRSDGNWRAVDRGAVNKPQKEDFNVRFRDSYADLTNQIAYRFPNPGLPRLRQGRVGGSWRHIKEVLGHGGSRVCYVDGLVAVYDEEQFNQSLAAQSPYRPHLRRQLYSANRGWDEEAARQGREGIHLPAVEELPMMSSNERDRKLAIQSPNKHKGVYSYSRAPV